One genomic region from Salvelinus sp. IW2-2015 linkage group LG12, ASM291031v2, whole genome shotgun sequence encodes:
- the LOC111970956 gene encoding double-stranded RNA-specific editase 1-like isoform X2: protein MTQGRAGVKQPRNQPRFFTMEGDEEESMSSSSTDVKENRNLDNVGSSSKEGLGGEGAAHLPNGGSAGCGGGRKRPLEEGNNGHHNNKYRPKKRKKMPGPILPKNALMQLNEIKPGLQYKLLSQTGPVHAPVFVMTVEVNGQLFEGSGPTKKKAKLNSAEKALRSFVQFPNASEAHMAMGRTLTVNTDFTSDQADFPDMLFNGFETPAPXEESFYLGSNGTNGSFSXLGLVEYPLLANSGTTGLSQSSLGLPPTXSXPAFVSPAIAKNPVMILNELRPGLKYDFVSESGESHAKNFAMSVVVDTQTFQGSGRNKKLAKARAAQAALSALFNMQLDQTPSRQPIPREGLQLHLPQVLADAVSGLVIDKFSELTDNFTSPHARRKVLAGIVMTTGTDVKEAQVICVTTGTKCINGEYMSDRGLALNDCHAEIIARRSLLRYLYAQLEHFLSNNREEQQKSMFTRCENKQGFRLKDNVQFHLYISTSPCGDARIFSPHEAAFEDQGDRHPNRKARGQLRTKIESGEGTIPVKVSNTTQTWDGVLQGERLLTMSCSDKIARWNVVGIQGSLMCYFTEPIYFSSIILGSLYHADHLSRAMYQRIADIEDLPQTFNLNRPLLSGISNTEARQPGKAPNFSVNWAVGDQGLEVINAMTGKDDLGRPSRLCKHALYSRWVRLYCKLSQTLRIKGAKPSLYHDAKQAAMEYHAAKQTLTKEFHKAGLGAWVKKPIEQDQFSLQS from the exons GTCGAGCTGGTGTGAAGCAGCCCCGTAACCAGCCGAGGTTCTTCACCATGGagggagatgaagaagagagcaTGA GTTCCAGCAGCACCGACGTTAAGGAAAACCGCAACCTGGACAACGTGGGCTCCTCCTCCaaggaggggttggggggtgAGGGGGCAGCTCACCTCCCTAATGGGGGCAGTGCAGGGTGTGGAGGGGGCAGAAAGCGTCCCTTAGAAGAGGGTAATAACGGGCATCACAATAACAAGTACAGGCCCAAGAAGCGTAAGAAAATGCCCGGGCCCATTCTGCCCAAAAATGCCCTGATGCAGCTGAATGAGATCAAGCCTGGRCTGCAGTACAAGCTGYTGTCWCAGACCGGTCCGGTCCACGCGCCCGTGTTYGTCATGACTGTCGAGGTCAATGGGCAGCTGTTCGAGGGCTCCGGCCCCACCAAGAAGAAGGCTAAGCTCAACTCGGCTGAGAAGGCTCTGCGGTCGTTCGTTCAGTTCCCCAACGCCTCCGAGGCGCACATGGCAATGGGTCGGACGCTAACRGTCAACACAGACTTTACCTCCGACCAGGCYGACTTCCCGGACATGTTGTTTAATGGGTTTGARACCCCKGCCCCTMCGGAGGAGTCYTTCTACCTGGGCTCTAACGGTACCAATGGCTCCTTCAGCWCCCTGGGACTAGTAGAGTACCCCCTGCTAGCGAACTCAGGTACTACCGGCCTGAGTCAGTCCTCGTTAGGCCTACCACCCACCYCCTCCRTCCCAGCCTTYGTCTCCCCCGCTATTGCCAAGAACCCTGTCATGATCCTCAACGAACTACGACCMGGGCTAAAGTACGACTTTGTGTCAGAGAGTGGAGAGAGCCACGCCAAGAACTTTGCCATGTCCGTGGTGGTGGACACACAGACGTTCCAAGGCTCAGGCCGCAATAAGAAGCTGGCCAAGGCCCGGGCGGCGCAGgctgctctctctgccctctttaACATGCAACTGGACCAGACACCGTCCAGACAGCCCATACCCAGAGAGGGCTTGCAACTGCACCTGCCACAG GTTCTAGCTGATGCTGTGTCCGGTCTGGTAATTGACAAGTTCAGTGAGCTGACGGATAACTTCACATCCCCTCACGCACGACGGAAAGTCCTGGCAGGCATTGTCATGACAACAG GCACCGATGTCAAGGAGGCACAAGTGATCTGTGTTACCACGGGGACCAAGTGTATAAACGGCGAGTACATGAGCGACCGCGGCCTGGCTTTGAACGACTGCCATGCTGAGATCATTGCTCGTCGTTCCCTCCTTAGGTACCTGTACGCACAGCTGGAGCACTTCCTCAG taacaacagagaggagcagcagaaGTCGATGTTCACGAGGTGTGAGAACAAGCAGGGCTTCCGTCTGAAGGACAACGTGCAGTTCCACCTGTACATCAGCACGTCGCCCTGCGGAGACGCACGCATCTTCTCCCCCCACGAGGCTGCCTTTGAGG ATCAGGGAGACAGGCACCCTAACAGGAAGGCTCGTGGTCAGCTGAGGACCAAGATAGAGTCTGGGGAGGGGACCATCCCTGTGAAAGTCAGTAACACCACCCAGACCTGGGACGGGGTGCTGCAGGGAGAGAGGCTGCTCACCATGTCCTGCAGTGATAAGATCGCCAG GTGGAACGTAGTAGGGATCCAGGGCTCTCTGATGTGTTACTTCACAGAGCCCATCTACTTCTCCAGCATCATCCTGGGCAGCTTGTACCACGCAGACCACCTCTCCAGAGCCATGTACCAGAGGATCGCTGACATTGAGGACCTGCCTCAGACGTTCAACCTCAACCGGCCACTTCTGAGCG GAATAAGCAACACAGAAGCACGGCAACCGGGTAAAGCTCCTAACTTCAGTGTGAACTGGGCTGTGGGAGACCAGGGGTTAGAGGTTATCAACGCGATGACAGGCAAGGACGACTTGGGACGGCCCTCGAGGCTCTGCAAGCACGCCCTTTACAGCCGCTGGGTGCGCCTATACTGCAAG CTTTCACAGACTCTGAGAATCAAAGGTGCCAAACCCAGCTTGTACCATGACGCCAAACAGGCAGCGATGGAGTACCATGCTGCCAAGCAGACTCTGACCAAGGAATTCCACAAGGCAGGACTGGGCGCCTGGGTCAAGAAGCCTATCGAACAGGACCAGTTCTCACTCCAGTCCTGA
- the LOC111970956 gene encoding double-stranded RNA-specific editase 1-like isoform X1, translated as MALFLDGSQAMGTAGAYYCLIRRRFKRRRKKRSERKGRAGVKQPRNQPRFFTMEGDEEESMSSSSTDVKENRNLDNVGSSSKEGLGGEGAAHLPNGGSAGCGGGRKRPLEEGNNGHHNNKYRPKKRKKMPGPILPKNALMQLNEIKPGLQYKLLSQTGPVHAPVFVMTVEVNGQLFEGSGPTKKKAKLNSAEKALRSFVQFPNASEAHMAMGRTLTVNTDFTSDQADFPDMLFNGFETPAPXEESFYLGSNGTNGSFSXLGLVEYPLLANSGTTGLSQSSLGLPPTXSXPAFVSPAIAKNPVMILNELRPGLKYDFVSESGESHAKNFAMSVVVDTQTFQGSGRNKKLAKARAAQAALSALFNMQLDQTPSRQPIPREGLQLHLPQVLADAVSGLVIDKFSELTDNFTSPHARRKVLAGIVMTTGTDVKEAQVICVTTGTKCINGEYMSDRGLALNDCHAEIIARRSLLRYLYAQLEHFLSNNREEQQKSMFTRCENKQGFRLKDNVQFHLYISTSPCGDARIFSPHEAAFEDQGDRHPNRKARGQLRTKIESGEGTIPVKVSNTTQTWDGVLQGERLLTMSCSDKIARWNVVGIQGSLMCYFTEPIYFSSIILGSLYHADHLSRAMYQRIADIEDLPQTFNLNRPLLSGISNTEARQPGKAPNFSVNWAVGDQGLEVINAMTGKDDLGRPSRLCKHALYSRWVRLYCKLSQTLRIKGAKPSLYHDAKQAAMEYHAAKQTLTKEFHKAGLGAWVKKPIEQDQFSLQS; from the exons GTCGAGCTGGTGTGAAGCAGCCCCGTAACCAGCCGAGGTTCTTCACCATGGagggagatgaagaagagagcaTGA GTTCCAGCAGCACCGACGTTAAGGAAAACCGCAACCTGGACAACGTGGGCTCCTCCTCCaaggaggggttggggggtgAGGGGGCAGCTCACCTCCCTAATGGGGGCAGTGCAGGGTGTGGAGGGGGCAGAAAGCGTCCCTTAGAAGAGGGTAATAACGGGCATCACAATAACAAGTACAGGCCCAAGAAGCGTAAGAAAATGCCCGGGCCCATTCTGCCCAAAAATGCCCTGATGCAGCTGAATGAGATCAAGCCTGGRCTGCAGTACAAGCTGYTGTCWCAGACCGGTCCGGTCCACGCGCCCGTGTTYGTCATGACTGTCGAGGTCAATGGGCAGCTGTTCGAGGGCTCCGGCCCCACCAAGAAGAAGGCTAAGCTCAACTCGGCTGAGAAGGCTCTGCGGTCGTTCGTTCAGTTCCCCAACGCCTCCGAGGCGCACATGGCAATGGGTCGGACGCTAACRGTCAACACAGACTTTACCTCCGACCAGGCYGACTTCCCGGACATGTTGTTTAATGGGTTTGARACCCCKGCCCCTMCGGAGGAGTCYTTCTACCTGGGCTCTAACGGTACCAATGGCTCCTTCAGCWCCCTGGGACTAGTAGAGTACCCCCTGCTAGCGAACTCAGGTACTACCGGCCTGAGTCAGTCCTCGTTAGGCCTACCACCCACCYCCTCCRTCCCAGCCTTYGTCTCCCCCGCTATTGCCAAGAACCCTGTCATGATCCTCAACGAACTACGACCMGGGCTAAAGTACGACTTTGTGTCAGAGAGTGGAGAGAGCCACGCCAAGAACTTTGCCATGTCCGTGGTGGTGGACACACAGACGTTCCAAGGCTCAGGCCGCAATAAGAAGCTGGCCAAGGCCCGGGCGGCGCAGgctgctctctctgccctctttaACATGCAACTGGACCAGACACCGTCCAGACAGCCCATACCCAGAGAGGGCTTGCAACTGCACCTGCCACAG GTTCTAGCTGATGCTGTGTCCGGTCTGGTAATTGACAAGTTCAGTGAGCTGACGGATAACTTCACATCCCCTCACGCACGACGGAAAGTCCTGGCAGGCATTGTCATGACAACAG GCACCGATGTCAAGGAGGCACAAGTGATCTGTGTTACCACGGGGACCAAGTGTATAAACGGCGAGTACATGAGCGACCGCGGCCTGGCTTTGAACGACTGCCATGCTGAGATCATTGCTCGTCGTTCCCTCCTTAGGTACCTGTACGCACAGCTGGAGCACTTCCTCAG taacaacagagaggagcagcagaaGTCGATGTTCACGAGGTGTGAGAACAAGCAGGGCTTCCGTCTGAAGGACAACGTGCAGTTCCACCTGTACATCAGCACGTCGCCCTGCGGAGACGCACGCATCTTCTCCCCCCACGAGGCTGCCTTTGAGG ATCAGGGAGACAGGCACCCTAACAGGAAGGCTCGTGGTCAGCTGAGGACCAAGATAGAGTCTGGGGAGGGGACCATCCCTGTGAAAGTCAGTAACACCACCCAGACCTGGGACGGGGTGCTGCAGGGAGAGAGGCTGCTCACCATGTCCTGCAGTGATAAGATCGCCAG GTGGAACGTAGTAGGGATCCAGGGCTCTCTGATGTGTTACTTCACAGAGCCCATCTACTTCTCCAGCATCATCCTGGGCAGCTTGTACCACGCAGACCACCTCTCCAGAGCCATGTACCAGAGGATCGCTGACATTGAGGACCTGCCTCAGACGTTCAACCTCAACCGGCCACTTCTGAGCG GAATAAGCAACACAGAAGCACGGCAACCGGGTAAAGCTCCTAACTTCAGTGTGAACTGGGCTGTGGGAGACCAGGGGTTAGAGGTTATCAACGCGATGACAGGCAAGGACGACTTGGGACGGCCCTCGAGGCTCTGCAAGCACGCCCTTTACAGCCGCTGGGTGCGCCTATACTGCAAG CTTTCACAGACTCTGAGAATCAAAGGTGCCAAACCCAGCTTGTACCATGACGCCAAACAGGCAGCGATGGAGTACCATGCTGCCAAGCAGACTCTGACCAAGGAATTCCACAAGGCAGGACTGGGCGCCTGGGTCAAGAAGCCTATCGAACAGGACCAGTTCTCACTCCAGTCCTGA
- the LOC111970956 gene encoding double-stranded RNA-specific editase 1-like isoform X3 yields the protein MEGDEEESMSSSSTDVKENRNLDNVGSSSKEGLGGEGAAHLPNGGSAGCGGGRKRPLEEGNNGHHNNKYRPKKRKKMPGPILPKNALMQLNEIKPGLQYKLLSQTGPVHAPVFVMTVEVNGQLFEGSGPTKKKAKLNSAEKALRSFVQFPNASEAHMAMGRTLTVNTDFTSDQADFPDMLFNGFETPAPXEESFYLGSNGTNGSFSXLGLVEYPLLANSGTTGLSQSSLGLPPTXSXPAFVSPAIAKNPVMILNELRPGLKYDFVSESGESHAKNFAMSVVVDTQTFQGSGRNKKLAKARAAQAALSALFNMQLDQTPSRQPIPREGLQLHLPQVLADAVSGLVIDKFSELTDNFTSPHARRKVLAGIVMTTGTDVKEAQVICVTTGTKCINGEYMSDRGLALNDCHAEIIARRSLLRYLYAQLEHFLSNNREEQQKSMFTRCENKQGFRLKDNVQFHLYISTSPCGDARIFSPHEAAFEDQGDRHPNRKARGQLRTKIESGEGTIPVKVSNTTQTWDGVLQGERLLTMSCSDKIARWNVVGIQGSLMCYFTEPIYFSSIILGSLYHADHLSRAMYQRIADIEDLPQTFNLNRPLLSGISNTEARQPGKAPNFSVNWAVGDQGLEVINAMTGKDDLGRPSRLCKHALYSRWVRLYCKLSQTLRIKGAKPSLYHDAKQAAMEYHAAKQTLTKEFHKAGLGAWVKKPIEQDQFSLQS from the exons ATGGagggagatgaagaagagagcaTGA GTTCCAGCAGCACCGACGTTAAGGAAAACCGCAACCTGGACAACGTGGGCTCCTCCTCCaaggaggggttggggggtgAGGGGGCAGCTCACCTCCCTAATGGGGGCAGTGCAGGGTGTGGAGGGGGCAGAAAGCGTCCCTTAGAAGAGGGTAATAACGGGCATCACAATAACAAGTACAGGCCCAAGAAGCGTAAGAAAATGCCCGGGCCCATTCTGCCCAAAAATGCCCTGATGCAGCTGAATGAGATCAAGCCTGGRCTGCAGTACAAGCTGYTGTCWCAGACCGGTCCGGTCCACGCGCCCGTGTTYGTCATGACTGTCGAGGTCAATGGGCAGCTGTTCGAGGGCTCCGGCCCCACCAAGAAGAAGGCTAAGCTCAACTCGGCTGAGAAGGCTCTGCGGTCGTTCGTTCAGTTCCCCAACGCCTCCGAGGCGCACATGGCAATGGGTCGGACGCTAACRGTCAACACAGACTTTACCTCCGACCAGGCYGACTTCCCGGACATGTTGTTTAATGGGTTTGARACCCCKGCCCCTMCGGAGGAGTCYTTCTACCTGGGCTCTAACGGTACCAATGGCTCCTTCAGCWCCCTGGGACTAGTAGAGTACCCCCTGCTAGCGAACTCAGGTACTACCGGCCTGAGTCAGTCCTCGTTAGGCCTACCACCCACCYCCTCCRTCCCAGCCTTYGTCTCCCCCGCTATTGCCAAGAACCCTGTCATGATCCTCAACGAACTACGACCMGGGCTAAAGTACGACTTTGTGTCAGAGAGTGGAGAGAGCCACGCCAAGAACTTTGCCATGTCCGTGGTGGTGGACACACAGACGTTCCAAGGCTCAGGCCGCAATAAGAAGCTGGCCAAGGCCCGGGCGGCGCAGgctgctctctctgccctctttaACATGCAACTGGACCAGACACCGTCCAGACAGCCCATACCCAGAGAGGGCTTGCAACTGCACCTGCCACAG GTTCTAGCTGATGCTGTGTCCGGTCTGGTAATTGACAAGTTCAGTGAGCTGACGGATAACTTCACATCCCCTCACGCACGACGGAAAGTCCTGGCAGGCATTGTCATGACAACAG GCACCGATGTCAAGGAGGCACAAGTGATCTGTGTTACCACGGGGACCAAGTGTATAAACGGCGAGTACATGAGCGACCGCGGCCTGGCTTTGAACGACTGCCATGCTGAGATCATTGCTCGTCGTTCCCTCCTTAGGTACCTGTACGCACAGCTGGAGCACTTCCTCAG taacaacagagaggagcagcagaaGTCGATGTTCACGAGGTGTGAGAACAAGCAGGGCTTCCGTCTGAAGGACAACGTGCAGTTCCACCTGTACATCAGCACGTCGCCCTGCGGAGACGCACGCATCTTCTCCCCCCACGAGGCTGCCTTTGAGG ATCAGGGAGACAGGCACCCTAACAGGAAGGCTCGTGGTCAGCTGAGGACCAAGATAGAGTCTGGGGAGGGGACCATCCCTGTGAAAGTCAGTAACACCACCCAGACCTGGGACGGGGTGCTGCAGGGAGAGAGGCTGCTCACCATGTCCTGCAGTGATAAGATCGCCAG GTGGAACGTAGTAGGGATCCAGGGCTCTCTGATGTGTTACTTCACAGAGCCCATCTACTTCTCCAGCATCATCCTGGGCAGCTTGTACCACGCAGACCACCTCTCCAGAGCCATGTACCAGAGGATCGCTGACATTGAGGACCTGCCTCAGACGTTCAACCTCAACCGGCCACTTCTGAGCG GAATAAGCAACACAGAAGCACGGCAACCGGGTAAAGCTCCTAACTTCAGTGTGAACTGGGCTGTGGGAGACCAGGGGTTAGAGGTTATCAACGCGATGACAGGCAAGGACGACTTGGGACGGCCCTCGAGGCTCTGCAAGCACGCCCTTTACAGCCGCTGGGTGCGCCTATACTGCAAG CTTTCACAGACTCTGAGAATCAAAGGTGCCAAACCCAGCTTGTACCATGACGCCAAACAGGCAGCGATGGAGTACCATGCTGCCAAGCAGACTCTGACCAAGGAATTCCACAAGGCAGGACTGGGCGCCTGGGTCAAGAAGCCTATCGAACAGGACCAGTTCTCACTCCAGTCCTGA